The Pseudodesulfovibrio sp. zrk46 genome contains a region encoding:
- a CDS encoding WcbI family polysaccharide biosynthesis putative acetyltransferase: MTKELCIVHANCQGEPLVERLMACPEFAAQYDCRLFTNYVREPVPDDVLGRCSLFLHQYLGPKWNELASDVLIGKLPANARHLCVPNMFFTGYWPMWSGAGGFNYRCTHLDSYIDMGLSPEETVMLFLRSDVQSKYDLPGLVEASLKRERERESHTPIKYVHVIEEEFGSRRLYNTVNHPGPRLMNHAAKGILEHLGMTPPPAEAFDALGDPFPEFEQPINPKVGAFFGWDFATPETKYNIYGRKMTYARYVANYVEARSKGVTDFIGYLQGEYLDS; the protein is encoded by the coding sequence ATGACAAAAGAACTCTGCATAGTACACGCCAATTGTCAGGGCGAACCACTGGTCGAGCGGCTGATGGCATGCCCGGAATTCGCGGCGCAGTATGACTGCCGACTGTTCACCAACTATGTCCGGGAGCCGGTCCCTGATGATGTACTGGGACGCTGTTCGCTGTTCCTGCATCAATATCTCGGGCCCAAATGGAATGAACTCGCCTCAGACGTCCTGATCGGAAAACTGCCAGCCAACGCCCGGCACCTGTGCGTTCCCAACATGTTCTTCACCGGCTACTGGCCCATGTGGAGTGGCGCAGGCGGCTTCAACTACCGGTGCACCCATCTTGATTCGTACATCGACATGGGCCTCTCGCCCGAAGAAACGGTCATGCTCTTTCTGCGCTCGGATGTGCAGTCCAAATACGACTTGCCCGGCTTGGTGGAAGCATCACTCAAACGGGAACGGGAGCGAGAGAGTCACACCCCCATCAAATATGTGCATGTGATCGAAGAGGAGTTCGGAAGTCGCCGTCTCTACAACACGGTGAACCACCCCGGGCCTCGGCTCATGAACCATGCGGCCAAGGGAATACTGGAACACCTCGGCATGACCCCGCCCCCTGCAGAGGCATTCGACGCCTTGGGTGATCCGTTCCCGGAATTTGAGCAACCCATCAATCCCAAAGTGGGAGCCTTTTTCGGCTGGGATTTTGCCACGCCCGAGACCAAGTACAATATCTACGGACGCAAGATGACCTATGCCCGGTACGTGGCCAACTACGTGGAAGCCCGCTCAAAGGGCGTCACTGATTTCATCGGCTATTTGCAGGGCGAATATCTCGACAGCTAG